In Streptomyces chartreusis, the following proteins share a genomic window:
- a CDS encoding SDR family oxidoreductase: protein MGMDIRFDFSGKKAVVFGGTTGINLAIAEAFATRGAAVAVASRKQANVDAAVEQLRGYGGPVLGFVADVRDMDSVAAVFEAVGSEWGTVDVLVSGAAGNFLAEANDLSSNGFKVVVDIDLNGSFHVMRAGFEHLSPGASVINITAPQAWIPVRYQAHVCAAKAGVDQLTRVLALEWGGKGIRVNAIAPGPISGTEGMARLSPADPDGDAVTSVPLGRFGTKEEIADLAMFLSSSAAAYISGAVIPCDGGGSYEGVRGIEQAGRLLAASRQ, encoded by the coding sequence ATGGGTATGGACATCCGGTTCGATTTCAGCGGCAAGAAGGCGGTCGTCTTCGGAGGGACGACCGGCATCAACCTCGCCATCGCCGAGGCGTTCGCCACGCGGGGCGCCGCCGTGGCGGTGGCCAGCCGCAAGCAGGCCAACGTCGACGCGGCGGTCGAGCAGTTGCGGGGGTACGGCGGTCCGGTGCTCGGTTTCGTTGCCGACGTGCGGGACATGGACTCGGTCGCGGCGGTCTTCGAGGCGGTGGGCTCGGAGTGGGGGACAGTTGACGTCCTGGTCTCCGGAGCTGCCGGAAACTTTCTCGCCGAGGCCAACGACCTGTCCTCGAACGGCTTCAAGGTCGTCGTCGACATCGATCTGAACGGCTCGTTCCATGTGATGCGGGCAGGGTTCGAGCACCTCTCCCCCGGCGCGTCGGTCATCAACATCACCGCGCCGCAGGCCTGGATCCCGGTGCGCTACCAGGCACATGTCTGCGCCGCGAAGGCCGGCGTGGATCAGCTCACCCGGGTGCTGGCGCTGGAGTGGGGCGGCAAGGGGATCCGGGTCAACGCCATTGCGCCGGGCCCGATCTCAGGTACCGAGGGCATGGCTCGCCTGTCGCCGGCGGACCCCGACGGCGACGCGGTCACGAGCGTGCCGTTGGGCCGGTTCGGCACCAAAGAGGAGATCGCGGACCTGGCGATGTTCCTGTCGTCCTCGGCGGCCGCGTACATCTCCGGTGCCGTGATCCCGTGCGACGGCGGCGGGTCGTACGAAGGTGTCCGCGGCATCGAGCAGGCCGGACGCCTCCTCGCCGCCTCCCGACAGTGA
- a CDS encoding NAD(P)H-dependent flavin oxidoreductase, translating into MGSPLFIASGPDLVIAQCQAGVIGSFPALNARPASLLADWLDRITEENASYAAAHPEAVVAPFAVNQIVHRSNDRLELDMGVIVEHRVPIVITSLGARPEINDAVHSYGGIVLHDVTSNEFARKAIEKGADGLIAVAAGAGGHAGTQSPFALVQEIREWFDGPLLMSGAIAHGRSILAALAAGADLAYVGSAFLSTVEADNSPAYKQMIVDSTAKDIVYSNLFTGVHGNYLRGSIAATGLDPDGLPESDPSAMSFASDGDIRAKPWKDIWGSGQGIGAIKQTRTAAELVAAFKTQYDDAVLDLMRRTAPYAAAPLNR; encoded by the coding sequence GTGGGCTCGCCCCTCTTCATCGCCTCGGGCCCCGACCTGGTGATCGCCCAGTGCCAGGCCGGTGTCATCGGGTCGTTCCCCGCCCTGAACGCCCGCCCCGCATCGCTGCTCGCCGACTGGCTGGACCGCATCACCGAGGAGAACGCCTCCTACGCGGCCGCGCACCCGGAAGCCGTGGTCGCCCCGTTCGCGGTGAACCAGATCGTGCACCGCTCCAACGACCGCCTGGAACTCGACATGGGCGTGATCGTGGAGCACCGGGTACCGATCGTGATCACCTCGCTGGGTGCGCGGCCCGAGATCAACGACGCCGTGCACTCCTACGGCGGCATCGTGCTCCACGACGTGACCAGCAACGAGTTCGCGCGCAAGGCCATCGAGAAGGGCGCCGACGGCCTCATCGCCGTGGCCGCCGGCGCCGGTGGCCACGCCGGTACGCAGTCACCCTTCGCTCTCGTCCAGGAGATCCGCGAGTGGTTCGACGGCCCGCTGCTGATGTCCGGCGCCATCGCGCACGGCCGCTCGATCCTCGCCGCCTTGGCCGCGGGAGCCGACCTCGCCTATGTCGGGTCGGCGTTCCTCTCCACCGTCGAGGCCGACAACTCGCCCGCGTACAAGCAGATGATCGTCGACAGCACCGCCAAGGACATCGTCTACAGCAACCTCTTCACGGGCGTCCACGGCAACTACTTGCGCGGCAGCATCGCCGCCACCGGTCTCGACCCCGACGGCCTGCCCGAGTCCGACCCGTCGGCCATGAGCTTCGCCTCCGACGGCGACATCCGGGCCAAGCCCTGGAAGGACATCTGGGGTTCCGGACAGGGCATCGGCGCGATCAAGCAGACCCGGACCGCCGCCGAACTCGTCGCCGCATTCAAGACGCAGTACGACGACGCCGTACTCGACCTGATGCGCAGGACCGCGCCCTACGCCGCGGCCCCGCTCAACCGCTGA
- a CDS encoding enoyl-CoA hydratase-related protein: MPSNTVIAVSTEDTVRTIRLDRPTRLNSLDLDAKAQLLAALREAAESPDVRAVVLTGTGRAFCVGQDLREARSAEVGPAMGDAVREQYNPLVRTLLTMPKPVLAAVNGVAAGAGLSLALACDFRIAAASATLTTAFAGIGLSCDTGISWTLPRIVGRATAFDLLLRPRVVDAEEALGLGLFNQVVADENLEAEVRTAAVQLAAGPTRAFGAIKTAVTFAAESTLDAALECEAEQIAHTGASEDYGVALNAFLEKRMPVFTGR, translated from the coding sequence ATGCCGAGCAACACCGTCATCGCCGTGTCCACCGAGGACACGGTACGAACGATCCGACTGGACCGGCCGACCCGGCTGAACAGCCTGGACCTCGACGCCAAAGCCCAGTTGCTGGCGGCATTGAGGGAGGCCGCCGAGAGCCCGGACGTCCGAGCGGTCGTACTCACCGGCACCGGGCGGGCGTTCTGCGTCGGCCAGGACCTGCGGGAGGCGCGTTCCGCCGAGGTCGGACCCGCGATGGGCGACGCGGTGCGAGAGCAGTACAACCCCCTCGTACGGACGCTCCTGACGATGCCCAAGCCCGTGCTCGCCGCGGTCAACGGCGTCGCCGCCGGTGCCGGCCTGTCCCTGGCGCTGGCCTGCGACTTCCGGATCGCCGCCGCATCAGCGACGCTCACCACCGCATTCGCGGGCATCGGCCTGTCCTGCGACACCGGCATCTCCTGGACGCTGCCCCGCATCGTCGGCCGGGCAACAGCGTTCGATCTGCTGCTGCGCCCCCGAGTCGTGGACGCCGAGGAGGCACTCGGCCTGGGTCTCTTCAACCAGGTCGTGGCGGACGAAAACCTGGAGGCCGAGGTCCGTACGGCCGCCGTGCAACTGGCCGCCGGCCCCACCCGCGCATTCGGGGCCATCAAGACGGCCGTGACCTTCGCGGCCGAATCGACCCTCGACGCGGCACTGGAATGCGAGGCGGAACAGATCGCGCACACGGGCGCGTCGGAGGACTACGGGGTGGCGTTGAATGCCTTCCTGGAAAAGCGGATGCCGGTCTTCACAGGCCGGTGA
- a CDS encoding TetR/AcrR family transcriptional regulator produces the protein MGRQRTKPAPTPPTTTRGRRTRDALILAGREVLEQQGWSGFSPEAVAQAAGVSYGTFYTYFESKDDLLHHVVRSVAGEMFASSLVPTDTVEDPYARIVESNRLYLRAWDQASKVLRLADQGGAADESLRKMVLEIRELYVSRAEKGLRRLQEEGLANPRLNPRLTALALGSMVEQVAHSRDSLDEPFDDEMVLDHLSRLWAAAIGLRGAPDEGWAGGRG, from the coding sequence ATGGGACGTCAGAGGACCAAGCCGGCACCCACGCCGCCGACCACGACGCGTGGTCGGCGGACCCGTGATGCCCTGATCCTTGCCGGCCGGGAGGTCCTGGAGCAGCAGGGCTGGTCGGGATTCAGCCCTGAGGCGGTGGCCCAGGCGGCGGGAGTGTCGTACGGGACCTTCTACACCTACTTCGAGTCCAAGGACGACCTGCTGCACCACGTCGTCCGGTCGGTCGCCGGGGAGATGTTCGCTTCGAGTCTCGTGCCGACGGACACGGTCGAGGATCCGTACGCGCGGATCGTCGAGTCGAACCGTCTGTACCTGCGTGCCTGGGATCAGGCGTCGAAGGTGCTGCGGCTCGCGGACCAGGGCGGTGCGGCCGATGAGAGCCTGCGGAAGATGGTTCTCGAGATCCGTGAGCTCTATGTCAGTCGTGCCGAGAAGGGGCTCAGGCGGCTCCAGGAGGAGGGGCTGGCCAACCCTCGGCTGAATCCCCGACTGACCGCCCTGGCGCTGGGGTCGATGGTCGAGCAGGTCGCGCACTCCAGGGATTCGCTGGACGAGCCCTTCGACGACGAGATGGTCCTCGATCACCTCTCACGCCTGTGGGCGGCCGCCATCGGACTGCGCGGCGCGCCCGACGAGGGCTGGGCCGGAGGGAGAGGGTGA
- a CDS encoding NAD(+)/NADH kinase, whose translation MTVNRLGLVVHGGRTEAVEAGHVVRAWCEEHGVRCADIDVWDDGGRRNARDEVEAAGRPDLIVTLGGDGTFLRGARLAAEGDALVLGVDLGRVGFLTEVPASEVRLALDAVHENRLHIDSRMLLALRASRRLEVPADVGKMMRYGRGPMLPAPQVRPDCEVDEEWGIPLNVTALNDVVLEKLSRDRQVSVGVYVSGRLLASYSADALLVATPTGSTAYSFAAGGPVVSPRAEALVFTPVAPHMTFNRSIVTAPDEPVGLRVLERSGQAAVSIDGQVRGVLEPGDWIGVFAAPRRLRAVRLGPMDFYGRLRQRMNLTDAPAAVADGTAAPLWSVSTPPPRDLSHLTLLTVPDGH comes from the coding sequence ATGACGGTGAACCGGCTCGGTCTGGTCGTGCACGGCGGACGTACGGAGGCCGTGGAGGCGGGTCATGTGGTCCGCGCCTGGTGCGAGGAGCACGGCGTACGGTGCGCGGACATCGACGTTTGGGACGACGGCGGCCGGCGCAACGCCCGCGACGAAGTCGAAGCCGCGGGTCGCCCCGATCTCATCGTCACCCTGGGCGGGGACGGCACTTTCCTGCGCGGCGCACGGCTGGCCGCCGAGGGCGACGCGCTCGTGCTGGGGGTCGACCTCGGGCGAGTCGGTTTCCTGACCGAGGTACCCGCCTCCGAAGTGCGCCTTGCGCTGGACGCGGTGCACGAGAACCGTCTCCACATCGACAGCCGCATGCTGCTCGCCCTGCGCGCCTCCAGACGCCTGGAGGTACCGGCGGACGTCGGGAAGATGATGCGGTACGGCCGCGGTCCCATGCTGCCGGCGCCTCAGGTGCGCCCGGACTGCGAGGTCGACGAGGAGTGGGGCATCCCGCTGAACGTCACCGCGCTCAACGATGTGGTGCTCGAGAAGCTCTCCAGGGACCGCCAGGTGTCCGTCGGCGTGTATGTGTCCGGCCGGCTCCTGGCCTCCTACTCGGCCGACGCCCTGCTCGTGGCGACCCCGACTGGCTCGACCGCCTACAGTTTCGCCGCCGGCGGCCCGGTCGTCTCACCGCGCGCCGAAGCGCTCGTCTTCACACCCGTCGCCCCGCACATGACGTTCAACCGCTCCATCGTCACCGCCCCCGACGAACCCGTCGGGCTGCGTGTCCTCGAACGGTCGGGGCAGGCCGCCGTCAGCATCGACGGCCAGGTGCGGGGCGTGCTCGAACCGGGGGACTGGATCGGGGTGTTCGCCGCACCACGCCGCCTGCGGGCCGTCCGGCTGGGGCCGATGGACTTCTACGGCCGTCTGCGGCAGCGCATGAACCTCACGGACGCTCCGGCAGCCGTCGCCGACGGAACTGCCGCGCCCCTGTGGTCCGTCTCGACACCTCCACCCAGAGACCTCTCGCATCTGACCCTGCTCACGGTCCCGGACGGACACTGA